AATGTTCCATTATCCGACATGTACGTTACgcgcataaaaaggttggatggaaacgtggttactgATACATGGTGAATTCACTTCATGCCATTCAGTAATTGAAAATGGATTCAACACTGTCAGAAACTGCCACTTCGGAGCCTATGATGAAACGTCATGGCACAGGAAGTAGCtgagcacatacagtggggcaaaaaagtatttagtcagctaccaattgtgcaagttctcccaattaaaaagatgagagaggcctgtaaattttcatcataggtacacttcaactatgacagacaaaatgagaaaaaaaatcctgaaaatcacattgtaggatttttaatgaatttatttgcaaattatggtggaaaataagtatttggtcaataacaaaagtttaactcaatactttgttatataccctttgttggcaatgacagaggtcaaacattttctgtaagtcttcacaaggttttcacacactgttgctggtatttttgcccattccaccatgcagatctcctctagagcagtgatgttttggggctgttgctgggcaacacagactttcaactccctccaaagattttctatggggttgagatctggagactggctaggccactccaggatcttgaaatgcttcttacgaagccactccttcgttgcccgggcggtgtgtttgggatcattgtcatgctgaaagacccagccacgtttcatctccaatgcccttgctgatggaaggaggttttcactcaaaatctcacgattcatggccccattcattctttcctttacacagatcagtcgtcctggtccctttgcagaaaaacagccacaaagcatgatgtttccacccccatgctttacagtaggtatggtgttctttggatgcaactcagcattctttgtcctccaaacacaacgagttgagtttttacaaaaaagttatattttggtttcatctgaccatatgacattctcccaatcttcttctggatcatccaaatgctctctagcaaaattcagacgggcctggacatgtactggcttaagcagggggacacgtctggcactgcaggatttgagtccctggcggcgtagtgtgttactgatggtaggctttgttactttggttcgAGCTCTCTGCacgtcattcactaggtccccccgtgtggttctgggatttttgctcaccattcttgtgataattttgaccccacggggtgagatcttgcgtggagcctgagatcgaggaagattatcagtggtcttgtatatcttccatttcctaataattgctcccacagttgatttcttcaaaccaagctgcttacctaaattacaggcctctctcatctctttaagtgggagaacttgcacaactggtcgctgactaaatacttttttgccccgctgtacatgtaactgccaaaataaaggaaacaccaccACAAAGCGTTTTAATGGTGTTTGGCCACCACCAGCCCCAAGACAGCTTCAATCTACTTTCGCATAGATTTTAAAAgggtctggaactctattggaaggttgcgacaccattcttccacgagaaattccataatttggtgttttgttgatggggGTGTAAAACGCTGTCTCACcccataatcaaatcaaattctattggccacatacacatatttagcagatgttattgaggcTGTAGCGAAATGCCTGCGTGTCTAGCTCCTGCAGtggagtaatatctaacaattcacaacaatacacacagatctaaaagtaaaataatggaattaagaaatatataaatattaggacaagcaatgtcggagtccagagtataatatatatatatatgatgtgATGGAATGTatattatggacagtatgtggaaaGAATATTTAGTGTATCTGTAGAATACGTAGAGTAGAATAGTACatacagcaatagttgaataggatggcattgactagaatacagtatatacacacatatgaaattagtaatacagcatgtaaacattattaaagtgaccagtgattccatgtctatgtacacagggcagcagcctctaaggtgcagggttgagtaaccgggtggttgCCGGCAAGTGACTAAGTTCAGAGCAGCGTACTGTGTGGAGGCTGACTAGTGAagcctatttaacagtctgatggccttgagattgaaaaaaaAGCGCTTCTGTCTCTtggtcccagttttgatgcatgtaaaccccctatgctcctttgagtcccctctttcaaagtcactgagatctcttcttctagccatggtagccaaaataatgggcaactgggcatttttatacatgaccctaagaaagatgggatgttaattgcttaattaactcaggaaccacacctgtttggaagcacctgctttcaatatactttgtatcatttactcaagtgtttcctttattttagcTGTTACCTGTAGTTTTCTGTGGTTTTCGTggcatgtcatactctttttggccagacagaatcagatacatgggctacatatagtaagacagaggggcactgttttgCTCAATAGGATGCGTTTTCCGGTGTGAAATTGAAGGAAAGTTTGCGAGTGCACTGTTCGGATCACTGTTTTATATACTgcatacactagatgactgacatTGGTTTGGATGTTGGAATCATTTTGGATAAACTTGCAAAGGTAACCTACTTTTCTGTCGCCGGCCCTGTTTGTGTACTGTCTAACAGAGACTAATTTAAGTACTTACTCTTCAACTTCCTTTTTCATCCTATGTTGTTGCACAAACCACAAAACACTTCCTTATGACacagctgcaatatgtaactttttgggcggcCACAACAAATTCACATAGagtgtgagttatagatctgtcattctcattgacagcaagtctaagaagagctggtcatgggtgcacctcagccacgctcaaggtactaaatgatatcataaccaccatcgataaaagacagtactgtgtagccgtcttcatcgacctggccaatgctttcgactctgtcaatcaccgtattcttatcggcagactcaatagcctttggtttctcaaatgactgcctcgcctggttcaccaactacttcgcagacaaagttcagtgtgtcaaatctgagggcctgttgtccggacctctggcagtctctatgggggtaccacagggttaaattcttgggccgactcttttctctgtatatatcaacgatgtcgctcttgctgcgggtgattccctgatccacctctatgcagacgacaccattctatatacttctggcccttctttggacgctgtgttaactaacctccaaacaagcttcaatgccatacaacactccttccgtggcctccaactgctcttaaacgctagtaaaaccaaatgcatgcttttcaaccgttcgcagcccgcacccacccgcccgattagcatcactactctggacggttctgacctagaatacgtggacaactacaaatacctaggtgtctggctagactgtaaactctccttccagactcatatcaaacatctccaatccaaaatcaaatctaaaatcggctttctatttcgcaacaaagcctccttcactcaaacttaccctagtaaaactgattatcctaccgatcctcgacttcggcgatgtcatctacaaaatagcttccaatactctactcagcaaactggatgcagtctatcacagtgccatctgttttgttaccaaagccccttatgccacccaccactgcgacctgtacgctctagtcggctggccctcactacatattcgttgccagacccactgactccaggtcatctataagtctatgctaggtaaagctccgccttatctcagctcactggtcacgataacaacacccacccgtaccacgcgctccagcaggtaaatctcactggtcatccccaaagctgccaacacctcctttggccacctttccttccagttctctgctgccagtgactggaacgaattgcaaaaatcgctgaagctggagacttacatttccctcactaactttaaacatcagctatctgagcagctaaattatcgctgcagctgtacatagtccatctgtaaatagcccacccaatctaccaatctaaattaggcaaactattataattttagcaaccaggaactGGCAGAGCGATGTCTGCATATTGCATCTTTAAAAGGAAAGATTGGTTGTGGTTTGCAGGCAACTTCACATTCAGAGCAGTCTTTGGGGAATCATTCTTCCATTCCTGGATCTTAACTTCAGTGAACCCATTGTACTTACTAAAGTGACAAtgcattgagagagagaaagatttagggaAGTGTGTAATCAGGATGTTGATACATTATGTGAACAGCTCTCTGTCATTTGTGTTTGTAGGCTTCATCATTAACAAGTGTAAGTGTGTCCCTTGTCCCAATGGCTACTACTGGTACAAGCTTAATGGCCGTCCTAAGTGTGACTTATGTACTGAAGCCTGCTCAGGTAAATTTTAGATATAGGCATTACCTTGTGTTAGTTCATTCCTCTACACAATAGACATCATACCCATAATTTGTAGTTTAACTCAAGGTAACAATAGTTTCATGTAAAATGCTGCCGTTATTTTACTTTTGAATAGAGTGGATAAACATATTCAGAGCAAATGtctcattgataatttgtgtgtttgtgtgtcttgtcTTTGTTGGTGGGCAAAGTTGATCGGCACTTGACACAGGTGAAGGAATGCCGCCGGGACTCAAACCGGGAGTGCCACTGTGTCAGGGGCTTTTTCTGTGCCAGCACTGCCCAGTATACCTGCAGGAGGTGTAAACCGTGCGTGTCTGGCACCTTCTCCAACACAGCAAACCTAGCTACGTCCTGCAAACCCCACACAGTGTGAGTCCACAGCTACAGAACACTGGTACCGAGCACCACATGCACTGTACTGATTCACATGTTGTCTACCTATAAATATCGCAAATATGATGCTGTAGCTCCTTCTACTGGATTTGAGTCATTTGAAACTAACAATTGTACCCAAGGCCTACTTTTACAGTAAATGAAATGATTATTAGTACTAGTAGTATCGAACACTGTACTTTCTCATTTAGATAAACACGTTATCTCCTGGCTTCTCCCCTACCAGTTGTGGCCATAAGGGAATGACCATGGTAACAGAGGGCACTGCCTCTCAGGATCGTGTGTGTGCCCAGACTTCCCCCACCTCTCCTACAACTACTGCACTTCCACCTGCTCAAAGCTCAAAGATGTCCCTTCGTTCTGCTATATCCAGTGGTGTCGGCACCAACAGAGAACTCCTCATCGCGAGATCTGCATCTCGACTGGTTTGGTCTCCTGAGGGTATGGCTCTTAGAAAAGCTTTCTCATACTTGAGTGAAATCCAAGCATTTCCTGCTCTGTCCCTGGAGCGTTTTAACAAGCTTCACCAGTCAAGTACTAGAGGTCTTGTTGTCCTGTGACGTCACCCTGCCATTTAATCACACATGTTGTCTATTTATTCCAGACGTTCTCATCAGGTCCTCTCTGTCCCAAGCCAGGAGagacccctccatctccctcgcaACCAAGCTCACCACCAGGAGAAAGCCATGCAAGGTGGACAGTGACACCTCACCTGCAGAGTCTGCCTCTGCACCCCCTCTTACCACAAAAGACAATGGTATAGTTCTCAAAAGACTAGAGTATCCCCTCTCTCAATTTCTACTAGATGTGACAATTCATAATTATTTCAGAAATTAATTTGTAGTTGGTGTAGTCCTTTAAATGGTCTGTTATATTCAGTGAAGGTAACATAACACTGACAGGTTCACCACTACAGCctgcttctgtctctctgttcacccCAGACTCACCTCATCTCCCAGTCCCAGCCTCTGGACAGAGCCCTCCCAGTCTCCCTTTGCTGCTGCTGATAGTTGGGCTCCTAGGGGTCACTCTGCTGCTGATTGGTTACTTTGTGGGGTGTAGGGGGAGGTCACTGGAGTCCATGCACAAGTGGAAAGGTGAGAGAGTAAAGTGGTTAGATAACAAACACATATGCAGTGATACATGGAATTTTTCTATAAGACACAGTAAGTAAATAAATACACTAGCAACAATTATTGACAAAGCGAACACTAACACCACCTATACTCCCCTGCAGGGGGAGACAGTGAAACATTGTGTGTATACATACGTGAAAAACAATGTATTTTGATTACTATTATACTCAGTCTAAGACTTGACCACTTATAAATATAATTTTGATTCCTTTAGGTCCAATATTTGGGAAATATGTGAGTACAGTACTTATTCTCTAGTTGCATTAAGTTTGAATCAAACTACTGTCCATTGTTGCTAGAAGTATAAATGTTGACTTCTCTACCTTGGGACAACCAGATTTGTAAGGAAAGTCTGAGAGGGAGCTATAAAGCGTGGGAGTGCCAGCCTTGTCCTGCTGCCCTACAGACGGCTTCCTATAAGCAGGCCAAGCTGCCACAGGAGAGAATCCCACACCTGGAGGCCCAGCATCTTCTGgggagggagactgggggagaTCCTAGACGGGAGGGTACAGGGTCACAACCTCCAGGGGGCATGCAGAATGTCTCAGTAGATCCCTCTGGAGGAGAAAATATTAGCAACATAGTAGGTAGGTGTAGTGGATCACTCTGCACTGTTACTGATTTATTAAATGCATGAATGTCATATTATTACACTGTATATGTTATGTTTGCGTGATGTGCAGACACATTTGGAGAGTCATATTTTCTGCTACATTGTCCAATAACTAGGGCCtagagccctcaaactcaactctggacctcaaaacGCTGGACCTTTTTTTTCATAGTTCCCCTTTAATCGGGGATTGATTTAGATCTGAGACACCAGGTGgatgcaattaattatcaggtagaataGAAAACCAGCAAGCtcagacctcgtagggtaagagttgattACCCCTGGCCTAAAGGGTCGGGAAAACTCAGGTCTGGAAAAATGTGACTGTGTTCTGCACAAGGAAGTTTTTT
This is a stretch of genomic DNA from Oncorhynchus clarkii lewisi isolate Uvic-CL-2024 chromosome 17, UVic_Ocla_1.0, whole genome shotgun sequence. It encodes these proteins:
- the LOC139369901 gene encoding tumor necrosis factor receptor superfamily member 8-like, which codes for MDYQPRITSYPLRILCFFNLVCSVLLSSCPRTCDSGFIINKCKCVPCPNGYYWYKLNGRPKCDLCTEACSVDRHLTQVKECRRDSNRECHCVRGFFCASTAQYTCRRCKPCVSGTFSNTANLATSCKPHTVCGHKGMTMVTEGTASQDRVCAQTSPTSPTTTALPPAQSSKMSLRSAISSGVGTNRELLIARSASRLVWSPEGMALRKAFSYLNVLIRSSLSQARRDPSISLATKLTTRRKPCKVDSDTSPAESASAPPLTTKDNDSPHLPVPASGQSPPSLPLLLLIVGLLGVTLLLIGYFVGCRGRSLESMHKWKGPIFGKYICKESLRGSYKAWECQPCPAALQTASYKQAKLPQERIPHLEAQHLLGRETGGDPRREGTGSQPPGGMQNVSVDPSGGENISNIVGSIYIYSPGTVVLGSNKSDREGDQGESGGEGCPLTSKPQQESSYPLPWGSALGPEGMSTPKDTCKELSYPVPATSN